From the genome of Brachionichthys hirsutus isolate HB-005 chromosome 9, CSIRO-AGI_Bhir_v1, whole genome shotgun sequence:
ATACTCCTGCCACTATTTTTCGTTATATTCAACCCATCAACGATCCCTCAAAGCATTCCATCAGCATTAACAGTGGCTGCAGCATTTCAACGGCAGATGAAGCTCCTCACCAAAGGAAACTTATCGGAATATGAAGTAATGTGAGAGTTTGTGGCTTGATGAAGGGCCGCTAAGCCATCTGCAGACGCACCGCGACAGGGATCCGTTATTAACAATGTCCACATGTATTAGGACATGACATAGTCTGAGGATAAAATCTGCTTAAACTTGTATTAGGATATTCATTTAGTTGTACTGTACCTCATTGGAATGGACTTTACGCaaacactgctgtgtgtgtgtgtgtgtgtgcgtgcgtgtgtgtgtgaaaagtcCATTTAGATGTGCAGCGAGATAAGAAGAGGGAGTTGACCTTCACCCTTAAGTCAGTTTAAAGTCatccattggggggggggggggggggggtcatgcccCCAGACTCAAACTGGACTGACGCACCCATTGCGTCGCTGAACCTGTATGCGCGTTTTGCATGTCGTCTCCACCTCGTCCttgctcagccaatcagagctgcaCAACTAACTCCATCCGGGCATCCATTCACCCAAAGAAGCTTCTTCCAAAGGTTTCGCTGCACGGTCAGCTTCAAATGGAGAGATCCTGTTTGCCATTACTCCAGAGCAGCATCTAATGCACGAGGACGTGCTTTCAATCAGCCAATCGCTGCAATGtggctcgtgtgtgtgtgtgggtgtgggtgtgggtgtgtgcgcgcgcgcgcacagcGGCATCGTGCGCTCCCCACTATAAATTGTGGTTACGCCTGGTTTTTAAAGTCCCCATATGGCACGGTTTAAAGCGCATGACAGAGTGATCTAACACTGAGCTGGTtagcgtgtggtttgtgtgcgtgtgcgcgcatAGATGAGCAATTTGAACGAGCAGAAAGAGGCAGAGGATGGGAGGGAGGTggatggaaggagaggaagggtgAGAGTGGATGTAAAAAGAACCCCCAAAGAAAGATTTATAATAAGGAAAAATGAATAatccatttctgtttttgttttactccgCAAAATAAAGAGTGTAAACTTTCGACTGGTTCGTTAAACTCCAGCAGCTTGTTAGATTCGCGTCATTATTAATTATagactgccctctagtggattTGTAATACATTGCGCCGCGTTTGTGCATCTGTGGCTTCCAGTTATTAATCCCGAGCGCCTAACGCCTAATTTCAACTTCTCCCTggtgaaattcttttttttcctgcatgtcTTAGGGAGGATTTCGATGAAGAGGGATTCTGCCAGCCTTACAGAGGAATAGCTTGCGCCCGTTTCATCGGCAACCGCAGCATCTTCGTCGACTCGTTGCAGATGCAGGGCGAGATCGAGACCCAGATCACAGGTGAGGAGCGAATGCCTTTCACCCGCTCTTTTTTGTAACTGCCGTACTTCATTGTCTCTGTTTCATTCAGAAATACGCAGATTAAACATCCCCATATTTACGTTGGATGCATGCATTCGGTTGGCAGGTTGCACATCTGTATAGAATGACGCCGGCTCTTTAAAGCCAGACATTGCTTTTAAGGAGAAACTCCTTGTTCCCTCTTTGGGGGTTTCACGTCCGACAGCCTGCTTACACCAGTTCAGCAATCCATTTAACGCTCCCGCTCTCTCGTTGAGCGCTTTTGTCTTCAGCCGCCGGGACCGATGGAGCTGCATACGCTAAATCAATGAAAGCCAGCTGCGAGCGAGCTCCGTTTATTCCGTAAACCCGAACTAATATGCAGTAGGAAGTAAACAGGATGCCATTCGTGGAGTTTAAAGGAAGTTCAGAGGGGTCGCCGGTCTTCACCACAATTGGCCCACAGGCTGTTTGACATTTAATCCCGGTCTGCgcgtctgctgctctgttttttcTTGCGTGCATGCGTCCTCGGAGGCTACTTTAGCACGCATGTTATCGATTACGTCCACGCCGCTGACAGCCCCTCCCCCGGACAGTTCAGGAACGACGGGCCCGTGAACTTCAAACTCGAATGTGAGACATCAAGGACAAGTAATAATTTAGATTTACGATGCCACGGGGTCGTAATAGTCCTGCAGCAGGACTGTAAATCATAGATTTCATACCCAGATATTCCACATACGGTAGTTATTCACCATCTTAAATGTGATGTTACTCTCACTGATCTTTAATGGGACTTTATTCAAGCAGTATGTGCTTGTAAAAGTGTTTGGGCCGCTGCCAGCCTCTGTTATCGGCTTCATAATGGCTCGTCTTCCCACCCGCCACCGAGCAGCTGAACTAATGATCCCGAGCGCAGAGCTGTGCCTGTCCGACATCGAGTCGTGCCTCCGTCCTTTCTATTGGTCTTCTTCGTGTCTCATCCGAATGAAGGTCTGCCGTATCAAACGTTGTCAGAAGTCTCGAGTTAGGTGCCACATTTGTGAATTGAAATCATCTCCTTCCAGCGGCGTTCACCATGATCGGGACGTCCAACCACCTGTCCGATCGCTGCTCCCAGTTCGCCATCCCCTCTCTCTGCCACTTCGCGTTTCCGACGTGCGACCGCAGCTCCGGCACCGACAAACCTCGGGACTTGTGCAAGGACGAGTGCGAGATCCTCGAGAACGACTTGTGCAAGACGGAGTACATCATCGCCCGCTCAAACCCCATCATCCTGAAGAGACTGAAGCTGCCGAACTGCGAGGACCTGGCCGCCTCCGACAGCCCGGAGGCCGCCAACTGCCTGAGGATCGGCATCCCCATGGCGGAGCCCATAAACAAGAGTGAGGCCACCTTTAAatcttcatttttaaatgcgCTTCAACAGCAGAAATGGGAGTTAGTCATTGTCGTTTAAGCTGCAGGGCGTTCTGTGAGATGTTGGGATGTGGTTGTGATGAGAAAATGCTGGAAATTATGACCGACAAtggcagaaaaaagacaaatataagccccccccccttaatggATTACCCccaccttcctctccttcagatCACAAGTGCTACAACAACAGCGGGGCCGACTACAGGGGGACGGTCAGCGTCACCAAGTCGGGGCGCCAGTGTCAGCCGTGGAACTCCCAGTACCCCCACAGCCACAGCTACCTCGCCGTGCGCTACCTGGAGCTGAACGGAGGCCACTCCTACTGCCGCAACCCCGGCAACAAGCACGAGGCCCCCTGGTGCTTCACGCTGGACGAGGGGGTCCGCATGGAGCTCTGCGACATCCCCGTCTGTGGTGAGGACTTTCAGTCACTCGTGGGGTTCTTGGCGAGCGACGCTGATTTGTAACTCCTGCAAACCGTGTTCTAAAAATTCCACGCCGTGGCAGAGTCATTGTCTGAAAGGGCGGAGCTTAGGGATCTACGTCCCAAtgttttccctctctctgtccctgcagaccATAAAGACCAGTCTGGCGGCGGCAACATGGAGATCTTGTACATCCTGGTTCCCAGCGTGGCCATCCCGCTGGCCATCgccttgctcttcttcttcatttgcGTGTGCCGAAACAACCAGAAGTCCTCCAGCCCTCCGCCCCCCCGCCAGCCCAAACCGGTCCGAGGACAAAACGTGGAGATGTCCATGCTGGCGACCGCGTACAAGCCGAAGGTAGAGGGCGGAGCGGGCGGGGGGGCGTAAACGATGGAGGCTTCTCGCGTCTTCGCGTTAAACCGGAATGATGGCTGCACCCATCCGGACCGGGTCTCCGTGCTCTCTGTCCCGTTTATTAAATCATAACAGCGCGCAGAGGAATCAGTGAAAACACGAGGTGTCGGTCGGGATGCGTCGGAGCATGCCGGGCTTCCTGGCTGGAGTTTGTGCGCTTGTGGAAACAACCCGTCTCAGACGGAGCTTCAGATCTCTATCATCAGGgctcagcagctccaggaatGTTCGgctggaaccccccccctctgcttcttctcctctcacACTCCTCCCGGCCCTCCTGCTCTCACTTCATCCATCTCTTCCTTTGTTGTTCTTATTCTGTCTATCCCTCCATCCCCGTACctctggatttctttttcatccgtcgccccccccccccctcctcacaggACCTCTTTGTAATACAGATCACCGAATCCCCCGCTCCGACAGCCAACGCATAGCTCGCGTTAGGATCCGTATCGTGTTTCTTTCAAGGCCTCTCAGTCCGTCATATCATGTCTGTTTATCTTTTTGATGGGGCGGATggttgggggcggggcttatctAGAACACTGTGTCTGCTCACAAAGCGGATGCTTTAAGGTACCGTATATAATTACTGACAACACTTCCATGTCAGAAGTCATTTATACCCGTGGttcgggttttttttatttgcgaTTGGAAATCATTTCTCTCCTCGCCGCGGGACGACTGTCCCACAGAAGTCCCAGGAGATCAAAGGAAGTTTCCCAGTGGCGAGCGTGCAGCTCTGCAGGATGAATGCTTGTAAACGGCACAACAAGTTAAATGTGGTCCAGACCATAAAAGCATCCGTTCTGAGATTCCTGAAGATGGAGCGGAGACGTGCAGAGCTGTAATCTGTTAATCTGTCCTGGTAGCTAAATTACATCCAAGACCGTTACCCTAAATGAACATTTGCACGTCATTTGAACCTTTTTAAACCCCTTTGATGAGCATTGGAACCTTAAATTAGAGTCATTTAAGTACATTTGTGACATTCTTTCCCGGCCCCATCTTGTCCTCAACTGTGCGTCAGGCTCCTTACCCAGCAGGCTTTGCTGTAGGGGGTCACCCAGAGGCCGTGGGTTGCCTATGACAACccatttagacacacacacaaacacacacgttcaacctgctgtgtgtgagaggaggatCTGAGGGTTTGGATGTGGGGAGAAAAGAAGGACGTATAACTAAAAACATCTGTGTCTCTCATAACATCAGCCGGCTCCCACACActcgctacacacacacacacacacacacacacacgcacacacacacacacaccaccccccTCAGAGATCATTTCGGACTCTCGTGTTCACAGAGAAATTTCATTATTCATCTCTGAGTTCCTGGAATCTCTTAATCTCTGCCAACCTctcctcacttttttttttgcgaccTTGgcttcacacgcacacgcacgcacacgtacgcacacacacacacacacacacacacacacacacacagtttgccaCTAATCTCTTGTTGGTGTTTTCAAAGAATAATATAACTGGAATGTTTTCTGTGGTTTGCATCGCTCTCAAGTTAGTTTTTTTCCACCGAAGGactatatttacattttaatcacaGTGAGGATGTTTTTTCCTGTGATTGCGTTAAACATCTTTTCACTATTTTCCTTTCATAATTTAGCATTTTAATGTAACTAAGTTTAATTAAATCCACTCTTTTAAAAGGATTAGACTAAATTGCCAGTTTAAAGCATCCATTATAAGAGACAGAAATGCAGCATTAATTCAGTACTAATCAGCTTCCTGGGGCTGACGTTGTTTGTTGACTTTGAATTAAAGTGATTATAAAAACTTACCACACAACAGTAGAGCTGGTTTAGTACAGACAAGCCTTCAGTCTTTGCCTCCCCCCATAaagggctaaaaaaaaaggctgcttCTCCCCTCACAAAGACCGGTCATGCTTGTTATGTTATTTCTGCAGCCCATTCTATCATTTTTTTCTGGCAAGAGAATTAATTTTATTGTTCTAAAAGCCGTTTAGCCGCCAGTTCAGAGACGTTTAAAGCCGTGATTGCGTTGCCTGACTTGGCAGTTCCCTCACATCGCGTTCCAAACGCCGTCGTTAGGAGTCGATGGAATGGACCGCAGCGTGATTAGGACAATTAGCGACTCTGCGGGCTGCGCTTTCATCTTTGTGTTCAATTCAAACGCGTCTTAAATGTTATATCAGGCCGGCTCGCCTCCGTCAGAGCTCTGCGTCAGCGTTTCGGTTTTCCCATATAAGGCTGAAGGTTCAGGAAAGATTACGGCTAAATAATGATGTAACTGAACTTTTCCATCTTGGATTCTTTCTGCAGAGCAAAGCCAAAGAGCTTCCCCTGTCGGCTGTCCGTTTCATGGAGGAGCTCGGGGAATGCTCTCTGGGGAAGATCTACAAGGGTCACCTGTACCTGCCGGGGATGGACCAGGCCCAGCTGGTGGCCATAAAGACCGTGAAGGACGTCTCCAACGGCCAGCAGTGGACTGAATTCCAGCAGGTGCACTTGGGATCTCTGCTTCCACGTCTTTAAATTCACTGTTTTCCCACAAGAAGCATGAGCTTGGTTTATTTGCACAGAAAGGAACCACGGCAGACTGTGCACGCTTAAAAAGCACCAAACAGCAGATTAATGCACTGAAATAGCTCCGAAAATAAACTGCAGCTACCGGCGGGATACATTGAGACGTTAAACAGGATTGAAATAGACGACTGGTCTGAAACGAATCCCTCCCTTTCCACCTGTGGGTGCGGAGGAAGACCTGACCCTCCAGCCGGGAAAGAGTCGCATCGCAAAGCAACATCTGTCTTCTTGTATGCGAAGCCCTCAAGCTCTCGTTTCCCGTCGCAGGAGGCTGCCGTGTTGACCGAGCTGCAGCACACCAATGTGGTGTGTCTGCTGGGCGTGGTGACCCAGGAGCAGCCCGTCTGCATGCTGTTTGAGTTCCTGCCCCAGGGCGACCTCCACGAGTTCCTCATCATGCGCTCGCCACACTCTGACGTCGGCTGCAGCAGCGATGAGGACGGCACCGTGAAGTCCAGCCTGGATCATGGAGACTTCCTTCATATGGCAATGCAGGTGTGGACCGAGAGAATTTCAGCCTGTCTCTAACGCCGGAAGAAGAACTCCTTCCTTCATTTGCCCGTTTCTCCATCCACCTTGCTGCTACTTACTCACACAATCGCTATCTTTCCGCTCAATCCAGGTGACTGCGGGAATGGAGTACCTGGCCAGCCACTGTTACGTCCACAAAGACCTCGCGGCTCGGAATGTCCTCGTGGGCGAACAGCTCCACGTCAAGATCTCCGACCTGGGCCTCTCCAGAGAGATCTACTCGTCCGACTACTACTGCCTTCAGCCCAAAACGCTGCTGCCCATCCGCTGGATGCCCCCCGAGTCCATCGTTTACGGCAAGTTCACCACAGACTCCGACATCTGGTCGTTTGGGGTGGTGCTGTGGGAGATCTTCAGCTACGGTCTGCAGCCGTATTATGGTTTCTCCAACCAGGAAGTGATGGAGATGGTGCGGAAAAGGCAGCTCCTGCCCTGCCCTGAGGACTGCCCCCCCAGGTACGGCTAATGTTACGAATGAACGGTCATCTGTGTGCTGCCTGAGCTATCTTTATCCTCATCCGCgaggacaggaaacaggaaactaCTTTCTAACTCTGTGTCCCAGGTTTTAT
Proteins encoded in this window:
- the ror1 gene encoding inactive tyrosine-protein kinase transmembrane receptor ROR1 — translated: MCPSRAAARPRLRRCPACVLWIALLLHSVLDLSASGSELPRDPSVLAATAWNGSSDDSPFIHLEAPMNNITTSLGHTAELFCRVSGDPTPTVRWLKNDAPVVQEPRRISYRSTPYGSRLRIRNLDTTDTGYFQCVATNSQGTVSTTGVLFVKFDPLPTPLPGRPTEDFDEEGFCQPYRGIACARFIGNRSIFVDSLQMQGEIETQITAAFTMIGTSNHLSDRCSQFAIPSLCHFAFPTCDRSSGTDKPRDLCKDECEILENDLCKTEYIIARSNPIILKRLKLPNCEDLAASDSPEAANCLRIGIPMAEPINKNHKCYNNSGADYRGTVSVTKSGRQCQPWNSQYPHSHSYLAVRYLELNGGHSYCRNPGNKHEAPWCFTLDEGVRMELCDIPVCDHKDQSGGGNMEILYILVPSVAIPLAIALLFFFICVCRNNQKSSSPPPPRQPKPVRGQNVEMSMLATAYKPKSKAKELPLSAVRFMEELGECSLGKIYKGHLYLPGMDQAQLVAIKTVKDVSNGQQWTEFQQEAAVLTELQHTNVVCLLGVVTQEQPVCMLFEFLPQGDLHEFLIMRSPHSDVGCSSDEDGTVKSSLDHGDFLHMAMQVTAGMEYLASHCYVHKDLAARNVLVGEQLHVKISDLGLSREIYSSDYYCLQPKTLLPIRWMPPESIVYGKFTTDSDIWSFGVVLWEIFSYGLQPYYGFSNQEVMEMVRKRQLLPCPEDCPPRFYGLMTECWQEGAARRPRFKDLHARLRAWEGMSSHASSSTPSGGGGNATTQTTSLSASPISNLSNPRYATAAGYLYPAQAIPSAGQMAPIAAWTPMSVPQTHQRFIPVNGYPIPPGYAAFPAHFPPPVPPTRVIQHHLPPPKSRSPSSASGSTSTGHVSGVPSTTGSNHDANTPLLSHCIMPGSGGGPAQMYGQVSLKGVGQLEHPSQTSALLAADPNILMYNDVVIAADL